A section of the Buteo buteo chromosome 27, bButBut1.hap1.1, whole genome shotgun sequence genome encodes:
- the SUN1 gene encoding SUN domain-containing protein 1 isoform X1, which yields MDFSRLHTYTPPQCLPENTGYTYALSSSYSSSALDFETENKIDPVFDSPRMSRRSLRLAAARFNKSDDAQNDIPHDSSYAGNMSFREQSYKMLKQCKSTNKQSGSVRHTPRKNLSSSSIFSQSSFNSHASDASMVSTVLDESLIREQTEVDHFWGLDDEGDPKGSDTTPMQGNGDIATAETPTAMINGYTCSDCSMLSDRKEVLTAYSASHVPSSRIYSRDRSQKHASRGTYFYMSKILRFVKHAAASFASLLVQLFQMVLLKLGYEFKAHSDYCGSMNVKEFYREDSRLGVNEESICDDCKGKKHLEIYTTDHMQSSWAKRVARTIWHTFYYAGYFMLHALQTVGATGWLVSQKVLSLLWLAILSPGRAASGMFRLLGTGWYQLVALMSLLKVFLLRRCLPKIYKLLLFLIPLLFLLGIWFWGFDGFISSLNWTRIDRIQRIDDSVPEPQDDFFHSVHPPKDTINTFDSGRITELEKQMAFVSDRCHHHDEEYSKVMLLLHNLQDQVAQMSDKSETLKLIKNVIGQHLKDMKLEEKTDFLALHQEHELRILTLEDLLGKLSAESEDIQKELDIAKAKTVRDNDEHGQLLDKVKKLELELSQMKSELLTGESMKTSCEKIDVIHEKVDAQVRESVKLMLFGDQQEDFPESLLQWLTSNFVSKSDLQTLLRDLELQILKNITLHMSVTNKKLTSEVVTNAVTNAGISGITEAQAQIIVNNALKLYSQDKTGMVDFALESGGGSILSTRCSETYETKTALISLFGIPLWYFSQSPRVVIQPDMYPGNCWAFKGSQGYLVVRLSMKIYPTAFTVEHIPKTLSPTGNITSAPRNFSVYGLDDEYQEEGKLLGQYVYDQGGEPLQMFPVMEKSENAFQIVELRVFSNWGHAEYTCLYRFRVHGKPAK from the exons ATGGACTTTTCACGTCTACACACGTACACTCCTCCCCAATGTCTGCCAGAGAACACTGGCTATACATATGCACTCAG TTCAAGTTACTCTTCATCTGCTTTGGATTTtgagactgaaaacaaaatagatcCAGTATTTGATTCACCAAGAATGTCACGGCGTAGTTTACGGTTAGCTGCTGCAAGATTTAATAAATCAGATGATGCACAAAATGATATCCCTCATGACAGCTCTTATGCCGGAAACATGTCCTTCAGAGAACAGTCTTATAA GATGCTGAAGCAATGCAAAAGTACAAATAAACAATCTGGCAGTGTAAGAcacacaccaaggaaaaatcTATCCAGCTCTTCCATTTTTAGCCAAAGCAGTTTCAATAGCCATGCCAGTGATGCATCAATGGTATCCACTGTATTGGATGAATCTTTGATTCGGGAGCAGACAGAAGTTGATCATTTCTGGG gtcTTGATGATGAAGGTGACCCTAAAG GTAGCGATACTACACCAATGCAGGGAAATGGTGATATCGCAACAGCAGAAACGCCAACCGCAATGATCAATGGCTACACTTGCAGTGACTGCAGCATGCTTTCTGATCGGAAGGAGGTTCTTACAGCATACTCGGCTTCTCATGTGCCATCTTCCAGAATTTACTCTAGGGATAGGAGCCAGAAACATGCATCTA GAGGAACCTATTTCTACATGAGTAAGATTCTGCGATTTGTCAAACATGCTGCAGCATCTTTTGCATCACTATTAGTGCAACTATTTCAAATGGTTTTGCTGAAGCTGGGTTATGAATTTAAAG CTCACTCAGACTACTGTGGAAGCATGAATGTAAAGGAGTTCTACAGAGAAGATAGCCGTCTTGGTGTAAATGAGGAATCAATAT GTGATGACTGTAAGGGGAAGAAACATCTTGAAATATACACCACAGACCACATGCAATCCTCATGGGCTAAAAGGGTAGCAAGGACCATTTGGCACACCTTTTATTATGCAG GTTACTTTATGCTTCATGCGTTGCAAACAGTGGGAGCAACAGGATGGCTTGTGTCTCAGAAGGTGTTGTCTCTACTTTGGCTGGCCATTCTTTCTCCAG ggAGGGCAGCTTCTGGCATGTTCAGGTTGCTTGGAACAGGGTGGTATCAACTTGTTGCTCTGATGTCTTTGCTCAAGGTGTTTCTTCTAAGAAG atGCCTTCCAAAGATCTACAAGCTGTTACTGTTTCTTATCCCACTCCTGTTTCTACTAG GTATATGGTTCTGGGGGTTTGATGGCTTCATTTCATCGTTGAACTGGACGAGAATTGATAGAATACAGAGAATAGATGACTCTGTTCCTGAACCAcaggatgatttttttcactctgtgcACCCCCCAAAG GATACCATAAATACCTTTGATTCTGGTCGTATAACTgagctggaaaagcaaatggCCTTCGTGTCTGACAGATGCCATCACCATGATGAAGAATATAGCAAAGTAATGCTCCTACTCCATAATCTTCAAGATCAGGTTGCCCAGATGAGTGACAAAAGTGAAACATtgaaactaataaaaaatgTGATCGGTCAACATCTTAAAGATATGAAGCTGGAGGAAAAG ACTGACTTCCTGGCTTTACATCAAGAACATGAGTTGCGCATCCTGACACTGGAAGACCTTCTTGGAAAACTCTCTGCTGAATCCGAG gACATCCAGAAGGAGCTTGACATAGCGAAAGCAAAAACAGTGAG AGACAATGATGAACACGGTCAACTTTTGGACAAAGTTAAAAAGCTAGAACTAGAGTTGTCTCAGATGAAATCGGAGCTGTTAACTGGGGAAAGCATGAAGACGAGTTGTGAGAAAATAGATGTCATTCATGAAAAAGTAG ATGCCCAGGTCAGAGAATCTGTGAAGCTAATGCTTTTTGGTGATCAACAAGAAGACTTTCCTGAATCACTTCTCCAATGGCTGACGTCCAATTTTGTGAGCAAAAGCGATCTGCAGACTTTGCTGCGTGATCTAGAGTTGCAGATCCTCAAGAATATTACTCTCCATATGTCtgttacaaacaaaaaactaacaTCTGAAGTAGTAACAAATGCTGTGACTAATGCAGGGATTTCTGGAATCACGGAAGCG CAAGCCCAAATTATTGTAAACAATGCACTGAAACTCTACTCTCAAGACAAGACTGGTATGGTGGATTTCGCCTTGGAATCTGGAG GTGGCAGTATTCTGAGTACTCGCTGTTCTGAAACCTATGAGACTAAAACAGCATTAATTAGCCTCTTTGGAATTCCTCTGTGGTACTTCTCTCAGTCTCCCAGAGTGGTGATTCAG CCGGACATGTATCCAGGAAACTGCTGGGCTTTCAAAGGATCGCAGGGGTATCTTGTAGTTAGACTTTCAATGAAGATCTATCCAACTGCCTTTACAGTGGAACACATACCAAAAACACTTTCACCGACAGGAAATATCACCAGTGCTCCTAGGAACTTCTCAGTATAT
- the SUN1 gene encoding SUN domain-containing protein 1 isoform X4, with product MDFSRLHTYTPPQCLPENTGYTYALSSSYSSSALDFETENKIDPVFDSPRMSRRSLRLAAARFNKSDDAQNDIPHDSSYAGNMSFREQSYKMLKQCKSTNKQSGSVRHTPRKNLSSSSIFSQSSFNSHASDASMVSTVLDESLIREQTEVDHFWGLDDEGDPKGSDTTPMQGNGDIATAETPTAMINGYTCSDCSMLSDRKEVLTAYSASHVPSSRIYSRDRSQKHASTHSDYCGSMNVKEFYREDSRLGVNEESICDDCKGKKHLEIYTTDHMQSSWAKRVARTIWHTFYYAGYFMLHALQTVGATGWLVSQKVLSLLWLAILSPGRAASGMFRLLGTGWYQLVALMSLLKVFLLRRCLPKIYKLLLFLIPLLFLLGIWFWGFDGFISSLNWTRIDRIQRIDDSVPEPQDDFFHSVHPPKDTINTFDSGRITELEKQMAFVSDRCHHHDEEYSKVMLLLHNLQDQVAQMSDKSETLKLIKNVIGQHLKDMKLEEKTDFLALHQEHELRILTLEDLLGKLSAESEDIQKELDIAKAKTVRDNDEHGQLLDKVKKLELELSQMKSELLTGESMKTSCEKIDVIHEKVDAQVRESVKLMLFGDQQEDFPESLLQWLTSNFVSKSDLQTLLRDLELQILKNITLHMSVTNKKLTSEVVTNAVTNAGISGITEAQAQIIVNNALKLYSQDKTGMVDFALESGGGSILSTRCSETYETKTALISLFGIPLWYFSQSPRVVIQPDMYPGNCWAFKGSQGYLVVRLSMKIYPTAFTVEHIPKTLSPTGNITSAPRNFSVYGLDDEYQEEGKLLGQYVYDQGGEPLQMFPVMEKSENAFQIVELRVFSNWGHAEYTCLYRFRVHGKPAK from the exons ATGGACTTTTCACGTCTACACACGTACACTCCTCCCCAATGTCTGCCAGAGAACACTGGCTATACATATGCACTCAG TTCAAGTTACTCTTCATCTGCTTTGGATTTtgagactgaaaacaaaatagatcCAGTATTTGATTCACCAAGAATGTCACGGCGTAGTTTACGGTTAGCTGCTGCAAGATTTAATAAATCAGATGATGCACAAAATGATATCCCTCATGACAGCTCTTATGCCGGAAACATGTCCTTCAGAGAACAGTCTTATAA GATGCTGAAGCAATGCAAAAGTACAAATAAACAATCTGGCAGTGTAAGAcacacaccaaggaaaaatcTATCCAGCTCTTCCATTTTTAGCCAAAGCAGTTTCAATAGCCATGCCAGTGATGCATCAATGGTATCCACTGTATTGGATGAATCTTTGATTCGGGAGCAGACAGAAGTTGATCATTTCTGGG gtcTTGATGATGAAGGTGACCCTAAAG GTAGCGATACTACACCAATGCAGGGAAATGGTGATATCGCAACAGCAGAAACGCCAACCGCAATGATCAATGGCTACACTTGCAGTGACTGCAGCATGCTTTCTGATCGGAAGGAGGTTCTTACAGCATACTCGGCTTCTCATGTGCCATCTTCCAGAATTTACTCTAGGGATAGGAGCCAGAAACATGCATCTA CTCACTCAGACTACTGTGGAAGCATGAATGTAAAGGAGTTCTACAGAGAAGATAGCCGTCTTGGTGTAAATGAGGAATCAATAT GTGATGACTGTAAGGGGAAGAAACATCTTGAAATATACACCACAGACCACATGCAATCCTCATGGGCTAAAAGGGTAGCAAGGACCATTTGGCACACCTTTTATTATGCAG GTTACTTTATGCTTCATGCGTTGCAAACAGTGGGAGCAACAGGATGGCTTGTGTCTCAGAAGGTGTTGTCTCTACTTTGGCTGGCCATTCTTTCTCCAG ggAGGGCAGCTTCTGGCATGTTCAGGTTGCTTGGAACAGGGTGGTATCAACTTGTTGCTCTGATGTCTTTGCTCAAGGTGTTTCTTCTAAGAAG atGCCTTCCAAAGATCTACAAGCTGTTACTGTTTCTTATCCCACTCCTGTTTCTACTAG GTATATGGTTCTGGGGGTTTGATGGCTTCATTTCATCGTTGAACTGGACGAGAATTGATAGAATACAGAGAATAGATGACTCTGTTCCTGAACCAcaggatgatttttttcactctgtgcACCCCCCAAAG GATACCATAAATACCTTTGATTCTGGTCGTATAACTgagctggaaaagcaaatggCCTTCGTGTCTGACAGATGCCATCACCATGATGAAGAATATAGCAAAGTAATGCTCCTACTCCATAATCTTCAAGATCAGGTTGCCCAGATGAGTGACAAAAGTGAAACATtgaaactaataaaaaatgTGATCGGTCAACATCTTAAAGATATGAAGCTGGAGGAAAAG ACTGACTTCCTGGCTTTACATCAAGAACATGAGTTGCGCATCCTGACACTGGAAGACCTTCTTGGAAAACTCTCTGCTGAATCCGAG gACATCCAGAAGGAGCTTGACATAGCGAAAGCAAAAACAGTGAG AGACAATGATGAACACGGTCAACTTTTGGACAAAGTTAAAAAGCTAGAACTAGAGTTGTCTCAGATGAAATCGGAGCTGTTAACTGGGGAAAGCATGAAGACGAGTTGTGAGAAAATAGATGTCATTCATGAAAAAGTAG ATGCCCAGGTCAGAGAATCTGTGAAGCTAATGCTTTTTGGTGATCAACAAGAAGACTTTCCTGAATCACTTCTCCAATGGCTGACGTCCAATTTTGTGAGCAAAAGCGATCTGCAGACTTTGCTGCGTGATCTAGAGTTGCAGATCCTCAAGAATATTACTCTCCATATGTCtgttacaaacaaaaaactaacaTCTGAAGTAGTAACAAATGCTGTGACTAATGCAGGGATTTCTGGAATCACGGAAGCG CAAGCCCAAATTATTGTAAACAATGCACTGAAACTCTACTCTCAAGACAAGACTGGTATGGTGGATTTCGCCTTGGAATCTGGAG GTGGCAGTATTCTGAGTACTCGCTGTTCTGAAACCTATGAGACTAAAACAGCATTAATTAGCCTCTTTGGAATTCCTCTGTGGTACTTCTCTCAGTCTCCCAGAGTGGTGATTCAG CCGGACATGTATCCAGGAAACTGCTGGGCTTTCAAAGGATCGCAGGGGTATCTTGTAGTTAGACTTTCAATGAAGATCTATCCAACTGCCTTTACAGTGGAACACATACCAAAAACACTTTCACCGACAGGAAATATCACCAGTGCTCCTAGGAACTTCTCAGTATAT
- the SUN1 gene encoding SUN domain-containing protein 1 isoform X2: MDFSRLHTYTPPQCLPENTGYTYALSSSYSSSALDFETENKIDPVFDSPRMSRRSLRLAAARFNKSDDAQNDIPHDSSYAGNMSFREQSYKMLKQCKSTNKQSGSVRHTPRKNLSSSSIFSQSSFNSHASDASMVSTVLDESLIREQTEVDHFWGLDDEGDPKGSDTTPMQGNGDIATAETPTAMINGYTCSDCSMLSDRKEVLTAYSASHVPSSRIYSRDRSQKHASRGTYFYMSKILRFVKHAAASFASLLVQLFQMVLLKLGYEFKAHSDYCGSMNVKEFYREDSRLGVNEESICDDCKGKKHLEIYTTDHMQSSWAKRVARTIWHTFYYAGRAASGMFRLLGTGWYQLVALMSLLKVFLLRRCLPKIYKLLLFLIPLLFLLGIWFWGFDGFISSLNWTRIDRIQRIDDSVPEPQDDFFHSVHPPKDTINTFDSGRITELEKQMAFVSDRCHHHDEEYSKVMLLLHNLQDQVAQMSDKSETLKLIKNVIGQHLKDMKLEEKTDFLALHQEHELRILTLEDLLGKLSAESEDIQKELDIAKAKTVRDNDEHGQLLDKVKKLELELSQMKSELLTGESMKTSCEKIDVIHEKVDAQVRESVKLMLFGDQQEDFPESLLQWLTSNFVSKSDLQTLLRDLELQILKNITLHMSVTNKKLTSEVVTNAVTNAGISGITEAQAQIIVNNALKLYSQDKTGMVDFALESGGGSILSTRCSETYETKTALISLFGIPLWYFSQSPRVVIQPDMYPGNCWAFKGSQGYLVVRLSMKIYPTAFTVEHIPKTLSPTGNITSAPRNFSVYGLDDEYQEEGKLLGQYVYDQGGEPLQMFPVMEKSENAFQIVELRVFSNWGHAEYTCLYRFRVHGKPAK; this comes from the exons ATGGACTTTTCACGTCTACACACGTACACTCCTCCCCAATGTCTGCCAGAGAACACTGGCTATACATATGCACTCAG TTCAAGTTACTCTTCATCTGCTTTGGATTTtgagactgaaaacaaaatagatcCAGTATTTGATTCACCAAGAATGTCACGGCGTAGTTTACGGTTAGCTGCTGCAAGATTTAATAAATCAGATGATGCACAAAATGATATCCCTCATGACAGCTCTTATGCCGGAAACATGTCCTTCAGAGAACAGTCTTATAA GATGCTGAAGCAATGCAAAAGTACAAATAAACAATCTGGCAGTGTAAGAcacacaccaaggaaaaatcTATCCAGCTCTTCCATTTTTAGCCAAAGCAGTTTCAATAGCCATGCCAGTGATGCATCAATGGTATCCACTGTATTGGATGAATCTTTGATTCGGGAGCAGACAGAAGTTGATCATTTCTGGG gtcTTGATGATGAAGGTGACCCTAAAG GTAGCGATACTACACCAATGCAGGGAAATGGTGATATCGCAACAGCAGAAACGCCAACCGCAATGATCAATGGCTACACTTGCAGTGACTGCAGCATGCTTTCTGATCGGAAGGAGGTTCTTACAGCATACTCGGCTTCTCATGTGCCATCTTCCAGAATTTACTCTAGGGATAGGAGCCAGAAACATGCATCTA GAGGAACCTATTTCTACATGAGTAAGATTCTGCGATTTGTCAAACATGCTGCAGCATCTTTTGCATCACTATTAGTGCAACTATTTCAAATGGTTTTGCTGAAGCTGGGTTATGAATTTAAAG CTCACTCAGACTACTGTGGAAGCATGAATGTAAAGGAGTTCTACAGAGAAGATAGCCGTCTTGGTGTAAATGAGGAATCAATAT GTGATGACTGTAAGGGGAAGAAACATCTTGAAATATACACCACAGACCACATGCAATCCTCATGGGCTAAAAGGGTAGCAAGGACCATTTGGCACACCTTTTATTATGCAG ggAGGGCAGCTTCTGGCATGTTCAGGTTGCTTGGAACAGGGTGGTATCAACTTGTTGCTCTGATGTCTTTGCTCAAGGTGTTTCTTCTAAGAAG atGCCTTCCAAAGATCTACAAGCTGTTACTGTTTCTTATCCCACTCCTGTTTCTACTAG GTATATGGTTCTGGGGGTTTGATGGCTTCATTTCATCGTTGAACTGGACGAGAATTGATAGAATACAGAGAATAGATGACTCTGTTCCTGAACCAcaggatgatttttttcactctgtgcACCCCCCAAAG GATACCATAAATACCTTTGATTCTGGTCGTATAACTgagctggaaaagcaaatggCCTTCGTGTCTGACAGATGCCATCACCATGATGAAGAATATAGCAAAGTAATGCTCCTACTCCATAATCTTCAAGATCAGGTTGCCCAGATGAGTGACAAAAGTGAAACATtgaaactaataaaaaatgTGATCGGTCAACATCTTAAAGATATGAAGCTGGAGGAAAAG ACTGACTTCCTGGCTTTACATCAAGAACATGAGTTGCGCATCCTGACACTGGAAGACCTTCTTGGAAAACTCTCTGCTGAATCCGAG gACATCCAGAAGGAGCTTGACATAGCGAAAGCAAAAACAGTGAG AGACAATGATGAACACGGTCAACTTTTGGACAAAGTTAAAAAGCTAGAACTAGAGTTGTCTCAGATGAAATCGGAGCTGTTAACTGGGGAAAGCATGAAGACGAGTTGTGAGAAAATAGATGTCATTCATGAAAAAGTAG ATGCCCAGGTCAGAGAATCTGTGAAGCTAATGCTTTTTGGTGATCAACAAGAAGACTTTCCTGAATCACTTCTCCAATGGCTGACGTCCAATTTTGTGAGCAAAAGCGATCTGCAGACTTTGCTGCGTGATCTAGAGTTGCAGATCCTCAAGAATATTACTCTCCATATGTCtgttacaaacaaaaaactaacaTCTGAAGTAGTAACAAATGCTGTGACTAATGCAGGGATTTCTGGAATCACGGAAGCG CAAGCCCAAATTATTGTAAACAATGCACTGAAACTCTACTCTCAAGACAAGACTGGTATGGTGGATTTCGCCTTGGAATCTGGAG GTGGCAGTATTCTGAGTACTCGCTGTTCTGAAACCTATGAGACTAAAACAGCATTAATTAGCCTCTTTGGAATTCCTCTGTGGTACTTCTCTCAGTCTCCCAGAGTGGTGATTCAG CCGGACATGTATCCAGGAAACTGCTGGGCTTTCAAAGGATCGCAGGGGTATCTTGTAGTTAGACTTTCAATGAAGATCTATCCAACTGCCTTTACAGTGGAACACATACCAAAAACACTTTCACCGACAGGAAATATCACCAGTGCTCCTAGGAACTTCTCAGTATAT
- the SUN1 gene encoding SUN domain-containing protein 1 isoform X5 has product MSRRSLRLAAARFNKSDDAQNDIPHDSSYAGNMSFREQSYKMLKQCKSTNKQSGSVRHTPRKNLSSSSIFSQSSFNSHASDASMVSTVLDESLIREQTEVDHFWGLDDEGDPKGSDTTPMQGNGDIATAETPTAMINGYTCSDCSMLSDRKEVLTAYSASHVPSSRIYSRDRSQKHASRGTYFYMSKILRFVKHAAASFASLLVQLFQMVLLKLGYEFKAHSDYCGSMNVKEFYREDSRLGVNEESICDDCKGKKHLEIYTTDHMQSSWAKRVARTIWHTFYYAGYFMLHALQTVGATGWLVSQKVLSLLWLAILSPGRAASGMFRLLGTGWYQLVALMSLLKVFLLRRCLPKIYKLLLFLIPLLFLLGIWFWGFDGFISSLNWTRIDRIQRIDDSVPEPQDDFFHSVHPPKDTINTFDSGRITELEKQMAFVSDRCHHHDEEYSKVMLLLHNLQDQVAQMSDKSETLKLIKNVIGQHLKDMKLEEKTDFLALHQEHELRILTLEDLLGKLSAESEDIQKELDIAKAKTVRDNDEHGQLLDKVKKLELELSQMKSELLTGESMKTSCEKIDVIHEKVDAQVRESVKLMLFGDQQEDFPESLLQWLTSNFVSKSDLQTLLRDLELQILKNITLHMSVTNKKLTSEVVTNAVTNAGISGITEAQAQIIVNNALKLYSQDKTGMVDFALESGGGSILSTRCSETYETKTALISLFGIPLWYFSQSPRVVIQPDMYPGNCWAFKGSQGYLVVRLSMKIYPTAFTVEHIPKTLSPTGNITSAPRNFSVYGLDDEYQEEGKLLGQYVYDQGGEPLQMFPVMEKSENAFQIVELRVFSNWGHAEYTCLYRFRVHGKPAK; this is encoded by the exons ATGTCACGGCGTAGTTTACGGTTAGCTGCTGCAAGATTTAATAAATCAGATGATGCACAAAATGATATCCCTCATGACAGCTCTTATGCCGGAAACATGTCCTTCAGAGAACAGTCTTATAA GATGCTGAAGCAATGCAAAAGTACAAATAAACAATCTGGCAGTGTAAGAcacacaccaaggaaaaatcTATCCAGCTCTTCCATTTTTAGCCAAAGCAGTTTCAATAGCCATGCCAGTGATGCATCAATGGTATCCACTGTATTGGATGAATCTTTGATTCGGGAGCAGACAGAAGTTGATCATTTCTGGG gtcTTGATGATGAAGGTGACCCTAAAG GTAGCGATACTACACCAATGCAGGGAAATGGTGATATCGCAACAGCAGAAACGCCAACCGCAATGATCAATGGCTACACTTGCAGTGACTGCAGCATGCTTTCTGATCGGAAGGAGGTTCTTACAGCATACTCGGCTTCTCATGTGCCATCTTCCAGAATTTACTCTAGGGATAGGAGCCAGAAACATGCATCTA GAGGAACCTATTTCTACATGAGTAAGATTCTGCGATTTGTCAAACATGCTGCAGCATCTTTTGCATCACTATTAGTGCAACTATTTCAAATGGTTTTGCTGAAGCTGGGTTATGAATTTAAAG CTCACTCAGACTACTGTGGAAGCATGAATGTAAAGGAGTTCTACAGAGAAGATAGCCGTCTTGGTGTAAATGAGGAATCAATAT GTGATGACTGTAAGGGGAAGAAACATCTTGAAATATACACCACAGACCACATGCAATCCTCATGGGCTAAAAGGGTAGCAAGGACCATTTGGCACACCTTTTATTATGCAG GTTACTTTATGCTTCATGCGTTGCAAACAGTGGGAGCAACAGGATGGCTTGTGTCTCAGAAGGTGTTGTCTCTACTTTGGCTGGCCATTCTTTCTCCAG ggAGGGCAGCTTCTGGCATGTTCAGGTTGCTTGGAACAGGGTGGTATCAACTTGTTGCTCTGATGTCTTTGCTCAAGGTGTTTCTTCTAAGAAG atGCCTTCCAAAGATCTACAAGCTGTTACTGTTTCTTATCCCACTCCTGTTTCTACTAG GTATATGGTTCTGGGGGTTTGATGGCTTCATTTCATCGTTGAACTGGACGAGAATTGATAGAATACAGAGAATAGATGACTCTGTTCCTGAACCAcaggatgatttttttcactctgtgcACCCCCCAAAG GATACCATAAATACCTTTGATTCTGGTCGTATAACTgagctggaaaagcaaatggCCTTCGTGTCTGACAGATGCCATCACCATGATGAAGAATATAGCAAAGTAATGCTCCTACTCCATAATCTTCAAGATCAGGTTGCCCAGATGAGTGACAAAAGTGAAACATtgaaactaataaaaaatgTGATCGGTCAACATCTTAAAGATATGAAGCTGGAGGAAAAG ACTGACTTCCTGGCTTTACATCAAGAACATGAGTTGCGCATCCTGACACTGGAAGACCTTCTTGGAAAACTCTCTGCTGAATCCGAG gACATCCAGAAGGAGCTTGACATAGCGAAAGCAAAAACAGTGAG AGACAATGATGAACACGGTCAACTTTTGGACAAAGTTAAAAAGCTAGAACTAGAGTTGTCTCAGATGAAATCGGAGCTGTTAACTGGGGAAAGCATGAAGACGAGTTGTGAGAAAATAGATGTCATTCATGAAAAAGTAG ATGCCCAGGTCAGAGAATCTGTGAAGCTAATGCTTTTTGGTGATCAACAAGAAGACTTTCCTGAATCACTTCTCCAATGGCTGACGTCCAATTTTGTGAGCAAAAGCGATCTGCAGACTTTGCTGCGTGATCTAGAGTTGCAGATCCTCAAGAATATTACTCTCCATATGTCtgttacaaacaaaaaactaacaTCTGAAGTAGTAACAAATGCTGTGACTAATGCAGGGATTTCTGGAATCACGGAAGCG CAAGCCCAAATTATTGTAAACAATGCACTGAAACTCTACTCTCAAGACAAGACTGGTATGGTGGATTTCGCCTTGGAATCTGGAG GTGGCAGTATTCTGAGTACTCGCTGTTCTGAAACCTATGAGACTAAAACAGCATTAATTAGCCTCTTTGGAATTCCTCTGTGGTACTTCTCTCAGTCTCCCAGAGTGGTGATTCAG CCGGACATGTATCCAGGAAACTGCTGGGCTTTCAAAGGATCGCAGGGGTATCTTGTAGTTAGACTTTCAATGAAGATCTATCCAACTGCCTTTACAGTGGAACACATACCAAAAACACTTTCACCGACAGGAAATATCACCAGTGCTCCTAGGAACTTCTCAGTATAT